The nucleotide sequence GTATTCGCTAGTTTTTTTGCCATACTAATTAAAGCAAGATCACTGCCTTTTTTGCCCACCAGTGATAAACCACAGGGGGCATTGTGTAGGGTAAATAAGGGCAAATGTAGTTGTGGTAACCCTGCTAAGCCTGCCAGTGCGGTAAAGCCGAGTAGGGTGTTTCTATCTTTTGCCAGTGTGTCATCGTCGGCGTCGCAACGTGGTGCAACGCCGGGGGTGGTAGGAATAACTAATATGTCTATCTCTGCAAATAGCGAATCAAGATGATTAATTATTACCTGTTGTTGGGCCTTGGCGCTTTGAATATCACTAGAGGTGATAGTTTTACACCAGTTGAGGCGCAACATAATATCGTTTGCAATGTCGGGATGGTGGGCGTCTATCCAGTTGCCGTGCTGCTGCCAAATTTCAGCACCTTGTAAAATACGAAACGTATTTGCGGTGGCCAGTGCCTCTAAATCAAGGGCTGAACTGGGGAGCGCGCTGAGTGTTACTTGGCTTAGCGTGGTGTGTTTGGGAAGCTGATCTAACCAATCGCGACATAAATGTTTGTGGGCTACCTGCTTAAACAACCCTTCAGCCACACCCAGTTTAACCTCAGTGGCACCGG is from Alteromonas australica and encodes:
- a CDS encoding amidase, with product MSSPFISISSEYAVAREAFNSARGESATSQPLTGLRLAVKDLFHMAGLPTAAGNPDWLATHPLPKKTNSTVDTLLDAGAQFVGKTITDELAYSLHGQNKHYPTLLNPAAPAHIPGGSSSGSAVAVTENLADIGLGTDTGGSIRVPASYQGLWGLRTTHGAISCDNMVPLAPAFDTVGWMTRDLSTLEAVAQVCLNQEHQRPGATEVKLGVAEGLFKQVAHKHLCRDWLDQLPKHTTLSQVTLSALPSSALDLEALATANTFRILQGAEIWQQHGNWIDAHHPDIANDIMLRLNWCKTITSSDIQSAKAQQQVIINHLDSLFAEIDILVIPTTPGVAPRCDADDDTLAKDRNTLLGFTALAGLAGLPQLHLPLFTLHNAPCGLSLVGKKGSDLALISMAKKLANT